In Allocoprobacillus halotolerans, a genomic segment contains:
- a CDS encoding helix-turn-helix transcriptional regulator — translation MEKYTVEQARGLAKISQKRMSILLGMSENAYINKEKGETRFYVDEALKFSNIVGIPFENIIFCNVNFFKKNVP, via the coding sequence GTGGAAAAATACACAGTTGAACAAGCTCGAGGGTTAGCTAAAATATCCCAAAAAAGAATGAGTATATTATTGGGTATGAGTGAAAATGCTTATATTAACAAAGAAAAAGGGGAAACTCGATTTTATGTTGATGAAGCTCTAAAATTTTCTAACATAGTTGGAATACCATTTGAAAACATTATATTTTGTAATGTAAATTTTTTTAAAAAGAATGTGCCATAA
- a CDS encoding helix-turn-helix domain-containing protein gives MAKIDMMLYKEIGSILKRERTLQKISLDTLVDKIGNIKTKSSLKRYEDGASRIDMDTLEIICKALCLNYADVIREAEEKVQFYSKNDSLGNYEENVEYLKDNYPNLIDLYNEIHANDQLVILFDKAKKLEPQDLAQILKIIDTFNKETK, from the coding sequence ATGGCAAAAATAGATATGATGCTTTATAAAGAAATTGGGAGCATATTAAAAAGAGAAAGAACATTACAAAAGATAAGTCTTGATACGTTAGTTGATAAGATTGGCAATATAAAAACAAAAAGTTCTTTAAAAAGATATGAAGATGGTGCTTCTCGAATTGATATGGATACATTAGAAATAATTTGTAAAGCGTTATGTTTAAATTATGCTGATGTTATACGAGAAGCAGAAGAGAAAGTACAGTTTTATTCAAAAAATGATAGTTTAGGTAATTACGAAGAAAACGTTGAATACCTTAAAGATAACTATCCAAATCTTATTGATCTGTACAATGAGATACATGCAAATGATCAATTAGTTATTTTGTTTGACAAAGCAAAGAAATTAGAACCACAGGACTTAGCACAAATATTAAAGATTATCGACACATTTAATAAAGAAACTAAGTAA